TACACCTCGATATCGGTGTTGGCGGCGGCCAGGCAGGCGCCCGCCACCCCGCCGCCGCCACCCACCGGGACCACCAGCGCGTCCAGCGGGGTGCCGATGCGCTCAGCCTCCTCGATCAGCTCAAGGCTGGCGCTGCCCTGCCCCGCGATCACGTCCGGGTGGTCGTACGCGTCGATGACGGGGTGACCGGTCTGCTCGCTGAGCCCCCGGGCCGCCGCCACCCGCTCGTCGACGCTGGTGCCGGCGAACACCACCCGCGCCCCCGCCGCCCGGGCCCGCTCGACCTTTGTCGGCGCCGCGTCGACCGGCAGCACGACGGTGGCCGCGAGCCCGTGCTGCCGGGCCGCCAACGCCACGGCCACCGCGTGGTTGCCGGTGCTCTGCGCGATCACCCCGTCCCGCCCGGCCGTGGCGAGGCGGCCGACCGACCGCAGCGCGCCGCGCATCTTGTACGAGCCGCCGTCCTGGAGGTTCTCCGCCTTGAGCAGGACCCGGGCCCCGGCCAGAGCGTCGATCACCGGGGACCGCAGCACGGGGGTGCGGACCACCCGGCCGGAGAGCCAGTGGGCGGCCTCCTCGACGTCGGCACGGCACAGACCCGCCGGAGCAGCGGTGCGGGGCATGGGTTCTCCTTCTGTCGGGCTGGGGCCGGGACCGGGCCCACGGCTGGCGGACGGTTGTTTTCGGGCACGCCGGAGGCAGGGATGCCGCGACACGCGGACCCCGGGGACGGCGGATGGGAGCGCTAGGGCGGGGTGGGTAGCTGGACGTCCACCCGCAGGCCGCCCTGCTCGCCGGGTCGGGCCGCGATGATGCCGTCGTGCGCCTGGGTGATCGAGCGGGCGATGGCCAGGCCGAGGCCGGCACCGCCGCCCTGCGAGGTGCGATCCCGGGCGAGGCGGCGGAACGGCTCGAAGAGACCGGCCACCGCCTCGGCCGGCACGGGCTGACCGGTGTTGACCACGGACAGCGCGGATGTGCCGCCGACCGTGACGGTCAGCGAGCCGCCGCGCCGGTTGTACTTGATTCCGTTCTCCACCAGGTTGGTGACCAGGCGTTCGAGCAGCACCCGCTCACCGACGACGACCCGGGGCGCCAGGTGGGTGTCGATCGTCACGGCGGCCTCCCGGGCGCGGTCGCGGTATCCGGCGAGCACCGCGGCGGCGATCTCGTCGAGCCGCTGCGGGGTACGCGAGCGCAGGCCCTGGTCGCTCTCGCTGAGCGCGAGCAGGCCCTCGATCAGCCGCTCGTTGCGCTCGTTCGTCTCCAGCAGCTGGCCGGTCAACAACTCCAGTTGCTCAGCGGTGAGCGACCGCGCCATCCCGACCTCGATCAGCGTCCGCTGCACCGCCAGCGGGGTGCGCAGTTCGTGCGAGGCGTTCGCGGCGAACCGCCGCTGCCCCTCGTACCCGGCGGAGACGCGCTCCATCATCTCGTCGATCGCCCGGGACAGCCGGGCCAGCTCGTCGCGGCCCCGGGGCCGGATCCGGTGGCCGAGGTTCTGCGGGCCGAGGTGCCCGATCGGCTCGGCCAGGTCGCGGACCGGACGCAGGCACCACGCCGCGCCGAACCAGAGCGCCACCAGGGTGGCCAGGACCACGACCAGCGTGGCCACCAGCGGCAGCACGAACCCGCCCCGGTGTGCCGGCGCGCAGACCTCCATCAGGCCGGGTACCGGCAGTTCGCAGAGCTGCTGCCCGCGGGCCCAGATCAGCCGGCTCAACCACCTGCCGACCGTCGGCAGGAGCGGCCCGGCCAGCAACGCCAGCAGGCCGACGAGCAGCACCCGGCGCCGGGGGGTCCAGCTCACGCCGGGCCACCGAGGCGGTAGCCGGCCTTGGGCACTGTGTGGATGACCGCCGGGTCGCCGAGCTTCTTGCGCAGGGTCATGACGGTGACCCGTACGGCGTTGGTGAACGGGTCGGCGAACTCGTCCCAGGCCTGCTCCAGCAGCTCCTCGGCGCTGACCACCTGCCCGGAGGCGCGCAGCAGCACGTGCAGCACGGCGAACTCCTTCGGGCTCAGCGCCAGCGCCCGGCCGTCCCGGGTGGCCACGTGCCGGGCCACGTCCAGCACCACGCCGTCCTGCGCAAGCACCGGCGGGAGCGCCGGGGTGGACCGCCGGCCGAGGGCCTGCACCCGGGCGACCAGCTCGGCGAAGGCGAACGGCTTGGTCAGGTAGTCGTCCGCGCCGAGGTCCAGACCGGCCACCCGGTCCCGGATGCCGGCCGCCGCGGTGAGCAGCAGCACGCGGGTGCCCACCTGGGAGTCGGCGATGCTGCGGCACACCTCGTCGCCGGTGTGCCCGGGCATGTCCCGGTCCAGGACCGCGACGTCGTACCGGTTGACCCCGATCCGCTCCAGCGCACCGTCGCCGTCGTAGCAGACGTCGACGGCCATCGAGAGGCGCCGCAGCCCCTCGGCCACCGTGTCCGCCAGCAACCGCTCGTCGTCCGCCACCAGCACCCGCACGTTTCCGCTCCCCCTGGTTCCGCTCGTCCGGCATACCGTCGCAGGCCGGGGTTAAGGGTTCTGTAAGAACTCTGCGCCATCCGTCGCGGAGGGACCGGGCGGTTGGCGATCCGGGGTGAGCTGCGTCACGATGGGGGCCGAGGAGGTCGCCCGATGGCTGACCCGTGGCTCGCCCTGGAGTTCGGCGTCGATCCGGCGGAGCGGATCGCGCAGGTCGGCGCCGCCCACGAGGCGTTCCTCGCCGCCGGCGCCGCGCCGCACCGGGTGCGGGAGGTGGTACGCCGCTCGTGGGAACGTTCGGCGCGGCTCGACCCGGAGGCCACCCCGCCGGTCGACCTGACCGACGACGCGCTGGCGGGCTACCGGGCCGCTCACCCGCTGGCCCGGGTGCTGCCGCTGTTCCGGGACCTGCTGGGCGGCATCGCACAGGACGGCGCGCACCTGATGGCGGTCTGCGACGCGTACGGACGGCTGCTCTGGGTGGAGGGCCATCCGGGAGTGCGCCGGCACGCCGAGCGGATGAACTTCGTGCCCGGCGCACTGTGGGATGAGAGGCACGCCGGCACCAACGCCCCCGGCACCGCGCTGGCCGTCGACCACAGCGTGCAGATCTTCGCCACCGAGCACTTCAGCCGGCCGGTGCAGCGCTGGACCTGCGCCGCGGCGCCGATCCACGACCCGATCACCGGGCGGCTGCTCGGCGCGGTCGACATCACCGGCGGCGACCACCTGGCCAACCCGCACAGCCTGGCGCTGGTCCGGGCCACCGCCCGGGCCGCCGAGGCACAGCTCGCCAGCGACCGACCGGTGGAGCCGGGCGTCGCCACGGTGACCGCGCTGGGCCGGGACGAGGCCGAGCTGCGGTTCGACGGGCGGCGGATCCGGCTCGGCCGCCGGCACAGCGAGCTGCTGGTGCTGCTGCTGCACCATCCCGAGGGACGCACCGGCGAACAGCTCGGCCTCGACCTGTACGGGGACGACCGACTGCACCCGGTCACCCTGCGCGCGGAGCTGTCCCGGCTGCGCCGGGTGCTCGGCCCCGAGCTGCTCGACTCCCGCCCGTACCGGCTGCGGGGCACCGTCCGCGCCGACTTCACCACCGTCGCCGACCGGTTGGACCAGGGCGATCCGGCGGGCGCGCTCGACGCGTACTCCGGGTCGTTGCTGCCCGGCTCGGACGCACCGGGAGTGACGCGACTACGCCGGCTCATCGACGGCCAGCTCCGCGCGGCCGTGCTGGCCACCGCGGACCCGGCGCTGCTCGCGACCTGGACCGCGACGTCCGCCGGGGCCGACGACCTGACCGCCTGGCAGGCCCTGGCACGGGCGTTGCCGGCGGGCGCGCCACGCCGGCCGCTCGCGCTCGCCCGCGTCGACCAGCTCGCCGGGGAGTACGACCTACCGCGCGCAACGTGGCTGCAACGTTCCTGAAACTACCGTCGCCGTCGGCACACCCGCACAACGACGGCGGAGGTAACCATGACGCGCTACGACGCGCCCACCCACTGGCAGTCCCGTTACGACCACTTCATCGGCGGCGAGTACGTCAAGCCGCACGGCGGCGCCTACTTCGAAAACCCGACCCCGGTCACCGGGCAGACCTTCACCGAGGTCGCCCGGGGCACCGCACCCGACGTGGAGAAGGCCCTGGACGCGGCGCACGGCGCCGCCGACGCCTGGGGGCGCACCTCGGTGGCCGAGCGCGCCCTGATCCTCAATCGCATCGCGGACCGGATGCAGGAGAACCTGGAGTCGCTGGCCATCGCGGAGAGCTGGGAGAACGGCAAGCCGATCCGCGAGACGCTGGCCGCCGACATCCCGCTCGCCATCGACCACTTCCGCTACTTCGCCGGGGCGATCCGGGCGCAGGAGGGCTCGCTCGGCGAACTCGACGACGACACCGTCGCGTACCACTTCCACGAGCCGCTCGGCGTGGTCGGGCAGATCATCCCGTGGAACTTCCCGATCCTGATGGCCACCTGGAAGCTGGCGCCCGCGCTGGCCGCCGGCAACGCCGTGGTGCTCAAGCCGGCCGAGCAGACCCCGGCGTCGATCCACTACTGGCTGTCGCTGGTGGCGGACCTGCTGCCGCCGGGCGTGCTCAACATCGTCAACGGCTTCGGCGTGGAGGCCGGCAAGCCGCTGGCGTCCTCGGCACGGGTGGCCAAGGTGGCGTTCACCGGTGAGACCACCACCGGGCGGCTGATCATGCAGTACGCCAGCGAGAACATCAAACCCGTCACCCTCGAACTGGGCGGCAAGAGCCCGAACATCTTCTTCGACGACGTCAGCGCTGCTTCTGATGACTTCCTGGACAAGGCGCTCGAGGGCTTCACCATGTTCGCCCTCAACCAGGGCGAGGTCTGCACCTGCCCGTCGCGGGCGCTGATCCAGCAGGGCCACTACAGCGACTTCCTCGCCGCGGCCGTCGCGCGCACGGAGGCGATCGTCGCCGGGCATCCCCTCGACACCGACACGATGATCGGGGCGCAGGCCTCCAACGACCAACTGGAGAAGATCCTGTCCTACCTGGACATCGGCCGGCAGGAGGGCGCCAAGGTGCTCACCGGCGGGTCCCGCGCGGACCTGGGCGGCGAACTGTCCGGCGGGTACTACGTCCAGCCCACGATCTTCGAGGGCGACAACTCGATGCGGGTCTTCCAGGAGGAGATCTTCGGACCGGTGGTCTCGGTGACCTCCTTCGCCGACCTGGACGACGCCGTCAAGACCGCGAACGACACCCTGTACGGGCTGGGCGCGGGCGTCTGGACCCGGGACATGAACACCGCGTACCGGGCTGGGCGGGCCATCCAGGCGGGCCGGGTGTGGACCAACTGCTACCACGCGTACCCGGCGCACGCCGCGTTCGGTGGGTACAAGCAGTCCGGCATCGGCCGGGAGAACCACAAGATGATGCTGGAGCACTACCAGCAGACCAAGAACCTGCTGGTCAGCTACTCGACGCAGAAGCTCGGCTTCTTCTGATGTCCGTCGTCTCCATCACCCCCGCGGCGGCCGAGTTGATCCGGTCGCTGCGGGGGCGGCACGGGCCGCTGATGTTCCACCAGTCCGGCGGCTGCTGCGACGGCAGCGCCCCGATGTGCTACCCGGCGGGCGAGTTCCGCACCGGCGGGTCCGACGTCCTGCTCGCCTCGCTGGCAGTGGACGGGGTGCCGGAGCCGGTCGAGTTCTGGATGTCGACCGCCCAGTGGGAGCTGTGGAAACACACGAGGCTGACCGTCGACGTGGTTCCGGGGCGCGGCAGCGGCTTCTCCCTGGAGGCCCCGGACGGCGTCCGCTTCCTCATCCGCTCCCACCTCGCCGCCTAGGTCACCCCTCTCCGGCGGCGTGGGCGGCGGAGGCATGCCGCACTGGAAAGCGTGATACCTCTGAGGCATCAAAATGACTCAGAGGTATCACGCTCGGAACCCAGTCCTCCGCCGCACGGGATGACGCTGCGTGACCGTCGGGCGCGCCGCAGGATCAGTCGCAGGCGGTGCCGTCGCCGTCGCGGTCCAGGTCGTAGATGTCATCGCCGATCACCCTGATGGGTCCGCTGACGTAGGCGGGGCCGTTGCCACTGCCGCCCGAGCAGTCGACGTCACTGGCAATCGGGACACAGCCGCTGTAGTTCGGGTCGCAGTTCGCCTGCGGTGCCTTCTTCGTGCCGACAGCGACGACCTGGGTCACCGGTTGCTTCGTCACGACGGACCTGACCAGCTTCTTGGCAGTCCGCACGCCGTCGGTGGTGGTCACCTCGTACGTCAGGGTCTTGACACCGTTGACGCCCTTGGTCCGCACGACCCGCTTGCCCACGGCGAGGGACGAGTCCTTGACGGTCCGCTCGCCGTACCGGATGGTGGCCCGCTCCGTCACGGTCGTCACCTGCACGACCGGCGCGGCCACGGCGGTGGACGTGGTCGGGGCCGGCGAGGAGGCGGCGGGGTCGGCGGAGAGGGAGGGTTCCGCCACCGGCGACAACTCCTGCGCGGGGGCCTCCTCGGTCGGCTCGGCGGGCGCGGCCACGATGGGCTGCTGCGGCTCCTCGGCCGCGGTGCCGGTCCGGGTGGGCTCCGGCTCGCCGACCAGCGCGCCGACGATGGCGGTGCCGGCGCAGCAGAGCAGCAGGATCGACAGGGCCACCGAGCCGAGAATCACGGCGAGACGGCGACCCGGGCTCGCCCGGCGGAACCAGTTCGGGGCGGCGGGCGGTCGGGGCGCGGGCGGTGGATACATGGTCACGGCGATGAGTGTCGTCGCAAACACTGCGTGCAATATCCGCCGTCGCGCTCGTCACCTGCGCCGTTCCGGTCCCCGCCGCTGGTCGGAGGGCGACCGCCGGGCAACCGCTCGGTCCGGGTGGACGGGCCGATCGTGCGGCACGACGATGCACAAAATACGCAAAGGGCCGCTTGTCGGCACAGTGCACGGCCGATCCACACAGGACAGCTCGGAACGACCGATGACCGTCAGGTAGACGACACCATCCCGTCAGCGGGCGTCGAGGAGGGGCTGTCGTGGATTCCAGGGTGGACCTCCGGCCGGCCCGTACATGGCCCCGTAGCGGCTCATCGCTCCTCCATCCCCCAAGGCGAGCCGTACGCGTTCAGCAGGTCGAGGAAGGGCATCGGGGGCAGCGCCTCCGGGCCGAGCACCCCGACGCCGGACCAGGTGCCGGTGGCGAGCAGTTCCAGCGCCACCACCGGGTTGACCGCCGTCTGCCAGACCACCGCCTGGTGGCCGTACTCCCGCATGGACCACTCGTTGTCGACGACGTGGTAGAGGTAGACCTCCCGGGGCTGCCCGTCCGGGCCCAGGCCCCGCACCCAGGTGCCGGCGCACGTCTTGCCGCGCATCCGCTCACCGAGGGTGGCCGGGTCGGGCAGGCAGGCGGCCACCACGTCCCGCGGCGACACCTGGACGCCGCGCACACTGACCGGCGCGGTCGAGTCCAGGCCGAGCTTGTGCAGCGTCCTGAGCACCTCGATGAACTCGTCGCCGAGGCCGTACTTGAAGGTGACCCGGCGGGCCTTGACCCAGCGCGGGATGAGCAGCACCTCCTCGTGCTCGACGTTGACGCACTCGACCGGCCCGATCCCCTCCGGGAAGTGGAAGACCTCCGGTTCGGAGAACGGTTCGGTGGTGTACCAGCCCCGGTCCTGCTCCCAGACCACCGGCGGGTTGAGGCACTCCTCGATCGTGGT
Above is a window of Micromonospora coriariae DNA encoding:
- a CDS encoding saccharopine dehydrogenase family protein, which encodes MRVLLVGAGGVGSAAVAIAARRSFFDTMVVADHDPARAERAVAGHGDRFVAAQVDASSADGVAALCREHRITHVLNAVDPRFVMPIFDGAFAAGADYLDMAMSLSQPHPSRPYAETGVLLGDAQFARSDDWSAAGRLALCGIGVEPGLSDVFARYAADELFSEIDEIGVRDGANLTVDGYDFAPSFSIWTTIEECLNPPVVWEQDRGWYTTEPFSEPEVFHFPEGIGPVECVNVEHEEVLLIPRWVKARRVTFKYGLGDEFIEVLRTLHKLGLDSTAPVSVRGVQVSPRDVVAACLPDPATLGERMRGKTCAGTWVRGLGPDGQPREVYLYHVVDNEWSMREYGHQAVVWQTAVNPVVALELLATGTWSGVGVLGPEALPPMPFLDLLNAYGSPWGMEER
- a CDS encoding threonine ammonia-lyase, which produces MPRTAAPAGLCRADVEEAAHWLSGRVVRTPVLRSPVIDALAGARVLLKAENLQDGGSYKMRGALRSVGRLATAGRDGVIAQSTGNHAVAVALAARQHGLAATVVLPVDAAPTKVERARAAGARVVFAGTSVDERVAAARGLSEQTGHPVIDAYDHPDVIAGQGSASLELIEEAERIGTPLDALVVPVGGGGGVAGACLAAANTDIEVYGVEPVGCDSLARSLAAGERVPVTPAPTIADGLRPSCVGELPFAILRTALRGVVRVDDDEIAAAFRLLLMELKVLVEPSGAAGLAGALRLAAEAGAARRRTVGVVLTGGNVEAALVARLTVQRLAELATVEGAAA
- a CDS encoding DUF779 domain-containing protein encodes the protein MSVVSITPAAAELIRSLRGRHGPLMFHQSGGCCDGSAPMCYPAGEFRTGGSDVLLASLAVDGVPEPVEFWMSTAQWELWKHTRLTVDVVPGRGSGFSLEAPDGVRFLIRSHLAA
- a CDS encoding G5 domain-containing protein, producing MYPPPAPRPPAAPNWFRRASPGRRLAVILGSVALSILLLCCAGTAIVGALVGEPEPTRTGTAAEEPQQPIVAAPAEPTEEAPAQELSPVAEPSLSADPAASSPAPTTSTAVAAPVVQVTTVTERATIRYGERTVKDSSLAVGKRVVRTKGVNGVKTLTYEVTTTDGVRTAKKLVRSVVTKQPVTQVVAVGTKKAPQANCDPNYSGCVPIASDVDCSGGSGNGPAYVSGPIRVIGDDIYDLDRDGDGTACD
- a CDS encoding sensor histidine kinase; protein product: MSWTPRRRVLLVGLLALLAGPLLPTVGRWLSRLIWARGQQLCELPVPGLMEVCAPAHRGGFVLPLVATLVVVLATLVALWFGAAWCLRPVRDLAEPIGHLGPQNLGHRIRPRGRDELARLSRAIDEMMERVSAGYEGQRRFAANASHELRTPLAVQRTLIEVGMARSLTAEQLELLTGQLLETNERNERLIEGLLALSESDQGLRSRTPQRLDEIAAAVLAGYRDRAREAAVTIDTHLAPRVVVGERVLLERLVTNLVENGIKYNRRGGSLTVTVGGTSALSVVNTGQPVPAEAVAGLFEPFRRLARDRTSQGGGAGLGLAIARSITQAHDGIIAARPGEQGGLRVDVQLPTPP
- the adh gene encoding aldehyde dehydrogenase, whose protein sequence is MTRYDAPTHWQSRYDHFIGGEYVKPHGGAYFENPTPVTGQTFTEVARGTAPDVEKALDAAHGAADAWGRTSVAERALILNRIADRMQENLESLAIAESWENGKPIRETLAADIPLAIDHFRYFAGAIRAQEGSLGELDDDTVAYHFHEPLGVVGQIIPWNFPILMATWKLAPALAAGNAVVLKPAEQTPASIHYWLSLVADLLPPGVLNIVNGFGVEAGKPLASSARVAKVAFTGETTTGRLIMQYASENIKPVTLELGGKSPNIFFDDVSAASDDFLDKALEGFTMFALNQGEVCTCPSRALIQQGHYSDFLAAAVARTEAIVAGHPLDTDTMIGAQASNDQLEKILSYLDIGRQEGAKVLTGGSRADLGGELSGGYYVQPTIFEGDNSMRVFQEEIFGPVVSVTSFADLDDAVKTANDTLYGLGAGVWTRDMNTAYRAGRAIQAGRVWTNCYHAYPAHAAFGGYKQSGIGRENHKMMLEHYQQTKNLLVSYSTQKLGFF
- a CDS encoding response regulator transcription factor, which produces MRVLVADDERLLADTVAEGLRRLSMAVDVCYDGDGALERIGVNRYDVAVLDRDMPGHTGDEVCRSIADSQVGTRVLLLTAAAGIRDRVAGLDLGADDYLTKPFAFAELVARVQALGRRSTPALPPVLAQDGVVLDVARHVATRDGRALALSPKEFAVLHVLLRASGQVVSAEELLEQAWDEFADPFTNAVRVTVMTLRKKLGDPAVIHTVPKAGYRLGGPA
- a CDS encoding GAF domain-containing protein, with product MADPWLALEFGVDPAERIAQVGAAHEAFLAAGAAPHRVREVVRRSWERSARLDPEATPPVDLTDDALAGYRAAHPLARVLPLFRDLLGGIAQDGAHLMAVCDAYGRLLWVEGHPGVRRHAERMNFVPGALWDERHAGTNAPGTALAVDHSVQIFATEHFSRPVQRWTCAAAPIHDPITGRLLGAVDITGGDHLANPHSLALVRATARAAEAQLASDRPVEPGVATVTALGRDEAELRFDGRRIRLGRRHSELLVLLLHHPEGRTGEQLGLDLYGDDRLHPVTLRAELSRLRRVLGPELLDSRPYRLRGTVRADFTTVADRLDQGDPAGALDAYSGSLLPGSDAPGVTRLRRLIDGQLRAAVLATADPALLATWTATSAGADDLTAWQALARALPAGAPRRPLALARVDQLAGEYDLPRATWLQRS